The Actinomadura graeca nucleotide sequence GTGTCTCCTGAGGGTGTGATCTGTATAACCGTGGCGGTGAGTCCCTCGGGGAGGCGGACGACCATAATCCCTGGTAAATCGGTCGATTTAGTCGATTTAGGGTCAGCCCGGGGACGTCTGCCCAGGTCGCGGCGGCTTCCCGAGGGGTTCACAGGGGGTGGATCCGTGTGCATGCTAGGAGCATGAACGCAACGGAGGTACTGGTGGCGAGGCGCCACATCGACCTCCTTCGCGTGTGCAGCGCGTCCTGTTGAGCCGCTCATTCGCACATCACGGTCTCTGATCGGCCGTCTCTCTTCCTCCACCGCCGGGCTCCCGCCACCGGATTCCCCCTGCGTTCCTTTCGCCCCTGTCATGGAGGTGCCGCATGTCCACCGAGCTGCTCGATCCACCCCGTTCCGCGCTACCCGAGGCCGCTCTGCCCGCCGCCGCGGGACGGTCCGGCGCCGTGGCGCTGTCGCTGCTGCGCCGGGCGCGCAAGGTCAGCGGGCTGGCGCTGGTCCTCGTGCTGTGGGAGGTCGGCGCGCGCGCGGGCTGGCTCGGCAGCACCACTCCGCCGCTCAGCGAGGTCGCCGTGCGGGGATGGGACATGGCCGTCTCGGGCGAGCTGGCCGAGAACCTCGGCGTCTCGCTGCTGAGGGTCCTGAAGGGGCTCGCGATCGGGCTGCCGCTGGGGCTGGTGCTCGGCCTGCTCTCGGGGCTGTTCAGGGTGAGCGAGGACGTCGTGGACGCGCCGCTCCAGGCGCTGCGGATGCTCCCGCACCTCGCGCTGGTCCCGCTGTTCATCATCTGGTTCGGGATCGGCGAGACGTCCAAGGTCGGCCTCATCGCGGTGGGCGTGGTGTTCCCGCTCTATATCAACGTGTTCCACGGGATCCGGGGCGTGGACGAGCGGCTGGTGGAGTCCGCGCGGACGTGCGGGGTCGGGCGGCTCGGGCTGATCCGGAAGGTGATCCTCCCCGGGGCGCTCCCGCAGATCCTCGTCGGGCTGCGGCTGTCGCTCGGCGTCGCCTGGCTGACGCTCGTCGTGGTGGAGCAGTCGGCGACCGCCAGCGGCATCGGCTTCGTCATCAACCAGGCCACGCAGTTCCTCCAGATGGACACGGTCTTCCTGGTGCTCGTGGTGTACGCGCTGCTCGGCGTGTCCACCGACCTGCTGGTGCGGCTCGTCGAGCGGCGCGCGCTGGCCTGGCGGCGGGGGCTGGTGGCGCGATGACGATCGTGGAGCAGAGGGGGGTGCGCGTCCGCGGGCTCCGGCGCGTGTTCGGCGAGCGGGCCGTCCTGGACGGCGTGGACCTCGACATCGCGCCCGGCGAGTTCGTCGCGCTGCTCGGCGCGAGCGGATCCGGGAAGAGCACGCTGCTGCGCGCGCTGGCCGGGCTGGACGGCGAGGGCGGCGGCGAGATCGCGGTCCCCGGGAGGCGCGCCGTCGTCTACCAGGAGCACCGGCTCCTGCCGTGGAACCGGGTGTGGGACAACGTCGTGCTCGGCCTGCGCGGCCGTGACCTGCGCGGACGGGCCGAGGCGGCGCTGGCGGA carries:
- a CDS encoding ABC transporter permease, producing MSTELLDPPRSALPEAALPAAAGRSGAVALSLLRRARKVSGLALVLVLWEVGARAGWLGSTTPPLSEVAVRGWDMAVSGELAENLGVSLLRVLKGLAIGLPLGLVLGLLSGLFRVSEDVVDAPLQALRMLPHLALVPLFIIWFGIGETSKVGLIAVGVVFPLYINVFHGIRGVDERLVESARTCGVGRLGLIRKVILPGALPQILVGLRLSLGVAWLTLVVVEQSATASGIGFVINQATQFLQMDTVFLVLVVYALLGVSTDLLVRLVERRALAWRRGLVAR